The DNA sequence CCAGctgcacatgttttttttccttccaggcCTGTGgtggtgtgtgtttgtttcaaTGTGTCCAGAATTGTCTAAAAGTTTCTCGTCCTGTTGAGGGTCCCTCTCCCATCCATGTGCAAGGCAGGACTCTCATCTGCCCTCACTCTGGGCTGGACAGTGGGAGCACTGCCCACCACACTGACCCTCACCAAGAAACATCCATTCACAACAGcactgactcacacacagagcccaGTGTGATCGCTCACGTGTGTGGGCGTGAGTCCTTCCTGTAGGAGTTTGTCACGACATCATGTCAGGTTACTGTAAATATCAAGCTTGTgactacatttttaatgtttttttttttttactgcttctAAGATGATTGTTTTTATTACGCAGGTTGTGCCTGTATTCCCGAGTAGTGCAGGCTCAAGTTCCTCTTTTCTTCCTAGGGGGGAAATTTCTTGAGCTTTGAATGCGTCAGTGTTCACTGCCAACCAACTGTATGTAAATTAGGATCCATTGAAAACTGTGGACCTGGAGACCTGATGTAGGAATCAAAGTGACAGATCTAGATACTGTCAAACATTAGCAGGAACAGTCAGCTCAACAAGCCATCTTCAGTATGAACTAAGTTTTTCTTTTAGTGCTTTAGCTATAGCATATATTCCTAGAAGTGGTTTATTCTTACTACTGGTTCAGAAAAATCCACAATTGCCCAATCACTTGCTCCCTTTTTATGGACTCCTTGACCTTTTGTAGCATCTTCAGAGCTTACTACCTACATTTGTTGGGAAACTCCCCCCTGAAAATGAGCTGGCTGTGTGGTTTCTGCTAGGGGATCATTTGTTTGGCAGAATGTTTCAGCAGGCTGCGGATCGGAGAAGCTGCAGGGATTTTAATGGCATCTCGGCCTCTCTCGGGCTCCATTTACGCCGCCTCTGAACTTGTGCTGCTAGTGTCTCTGCCCTTCTTCCTCCACCCTGTATCCTCCTCCCGTATCTGTCTTTGTAAATCCACAGTTAATTGCATAACGTTTTACTTCAACTCCATAGTTTTCAATAATCTTATTCTAAGAAGTATTTtcacattacatttacattttcaaagccTCATTCATTTATTGCTGTTGACACAGCAATAGAACACGCTTATCAATGTACAGTGCCTatgaaaagtattcacccccacttgtcaaagtgaaaaaaaatcaagacactttgctaaattaattgaaaacaaaatcaaaataattgaatgcataagtattgccccccccccagagttaatacttggtaggaccacctttggcagcaattacagctgtgagTCTTTGGGTAAGTCTCTATCAGCGTTGCACATCTTGACATTGGACTTTTTGCCTATTCTTCTTGGCAAAATTGCTCAAGCTCCATCAAGTTGGATGGGGGCTGTTTGTGAACGGCACTTTTTAAGTAATTCCACAGAAGCTCAATTGGATGGaggtctgggctttgactgggccactccaggACTTTAACCTTTTTGGTTTTAAGCCGCTCTGTGGCTTTTGCTGTGTGTTTCAGGTCACTGTCCTGTTGGAAGATGAATCGTCTTCCCAGTCCCAGTGCTCTTGCGGATTGCAGCACGTTTTCCTACAGGATTTTTCTGTACTTAGCGCCATCCATTTGTCCTTCTATCCTTATGAGTTTTCCAGTCCCAGCCGCAGAGAAGCGtccccaaagcatgatgctgccaccaccatgcttcactgtaGGGATGGGGTTCTCAGTGTAATGTGCTGTGTTAGGTTTGTGCCAAACATAGCACTTAGCACTTAGCAGGTCCAAAAGTTCAGTTTTTGGTCTCATCAGGCCATAGAATCTTCCTCCAAATTGTTGAGTGTCTCACATGCCTCTTGGCAAACTCCTGCCGAGATGTGATGCGAGTTTCTTCCCCCAcaaaggctttcttcttgccaccctTCTGTACAAGCCAGGTTTATGAAGTGTGTGTGCTACTGTTGTCATGCACAGTGTCTCGCATCTCTGTCATGGAGGACTGTAACTCCTTTAGAGTTGCTGTAGGCCTCTTGTTGGCCTCCCTTACTACGGCTCTTCTTGTCTGGGCACTCAGTGTTTGAGGACGGCCAGTTCTGGGCAGATTCACGGTTGTTCCATATTTTCTCACCTTTTTAAAGATGGACTTCACTGTGCTTCAGGATATATTCAATGCCTTGGAAATGTTCTTATATCCTTGCCCTGACtggtatttttgaagaaccttgtCTCGGATCATGCTTggaatgttccttggtcttcatggtgtaGTGTTTCCTTGGAAAAGCACTAAGTGGGGAAGCTCCCAGACACAGGtgtgtttattctgaaattatgTGAAACACCTCAgctgcacacaggtggactccagtCAAGTAATTCTGTGACTTGGAGAAGAGAGCTGGTTACTCCAGAGGTAATTTTAGGTGTGTCAAAATAAGGGGGTGAATACTCATGCATTCacttatgtttttcatttttaattagtaaaatgtcttgattttttttctccctttgacattatagagtactttgtgttgatgagggGCAAAAATGCAGTTCAATACATCATGGGTCCATgtgtaacacaataaaaggtGAAAGTGTCTGgtggggggtgaatacttttctagggactgtatacagtacatccattttCCACTCTTCCCCCTCTTCATAGCTCATGGTGCCTTCCTGTTGGCAGTGCATTTGTCTCCAGTGCTCTGTCTTAAGGTCAGGTTTGCATGTAGACTGTCTTTTTGAATAACCCTTATGTTTAGTCGAGTGCTGTAATTACATTTTACTCatcttgcatttttaaaagtgcCAGATCCAAACAGGAAGTGTGACAACTGAAAAGTGCTTCATGTGTCACTGTGTTTGAAAGGTTTGCTGCTGAGATCCAGATTCTGCTGTTGAACAAGAAACTATTCCCTGACAGGAGAATCTGGAGGACAGTCAGGATTCTTTATGGTCTATTTCAGTATATATGACGATTTTTCCTGGCAATGTACCCATCTTGTACATAAGCAGGACACATCAGTCACTGGATACACGAATGTgtggctatatactgtagagaaACAGCATAGACAGATACTACACAGTGATTGAGATAGACTGTTGAAAATGTACAGTTTCTGAGGTTAACATCACTTCCTCCTTCAGACTCGAGTGATAGTGTTTCTGTGCAGCTACAGACTTTTTCTCTTGTAGGTAACTGGTGTGGGATACTATCATCACTAGGCTGCATTTAGCTGTAAAAACCCCATTTATAAGTTAACTTATGTAATTGGGAAACAAATTCTACTCAAAAACCACGATTTCTTGGAGCCACGTGGAACTGCCGAGACCACACACTAGCCCGGTGACGATTTCTTCCAGAGCTGAGCTTTCTGGGCTGAATGTGAGCTCTACTCTCTGCGTGGAGGGGAGGAGCAGGTCGTGGGTCAATTAAAACCAGGGGTTCCTGCCCAGTCCGCTCCCTGTGTGCTGTGCAAACTGCCCTTGTCACTTCCGCTCTGGAGTTTCCCCTTGGCTCCCAGCCTGCGCTGCTCCCAGCGGCTCAGTGCCAAGCACAGAGGAGAGGTTATGTTTGGACTTTTGTCTTTCTCTTGcctgtggtggtggggggtttGGGGCCTGAGCAGGAGTTTGAGAAAACAGCTaattttagaaatgaagcaACAATTATTAACTCTTTCGAGGGGGGAGTGTGGGTGGTGGGTGTGGTTGGGGGTAGAATGAAGGCTTTTTCAGTGGAGCATTTGAGTTTCCTCTTTATCTcagaattaactttttttttaaattaaaacctgCTGTAAGAAAATCACTTTCCCACATTAATCTTTTAAACTCAATCATtcgctgtactgtatgttattataCCGTATGTCCCCCCCAGCTTTGTCTCTTTTTCGTGGTACCGATTCTGTTGTGCAATTTGGAATTTTTTTTGGAATTTGTAACGTACCTTCAACCCGATGCCCCTGGTTTAGACAATGCATATCTTGTCGTAGATACTACTTTTGGATGGCTTCACCAATAGTTACACAGTGAAGTTTTTGCAGAATGCCTCAGTATTTACCTCTAGCAAGTTCAGTTATACGCTCATTCAGGTCAAAACTTAACTCCTCTGAGTGGCGACCTTTCCCATGGTCCTCTCTGTCGGTGTGATCCGGCCTGTAAAGCCCTTGACTGATAGCAGCCGAGGAGGAAGGAAGAGTGCCCAGAAGATATTGCCATTGGATATTGGGATGCTCCTCCCCCACTATCACCTCCAGCAAAGAGGAAATTTgctcagaaaatgtatttgaaatgaaTCATACTCTACAACGTTTAGAAACGGCAATAATTACTgataaaagcagaaatgaaaCATGTTTTGCTCCTTCAACAGCCTTGTTAACTATGAAGGAGCTGCTTGGTAGTTCACATGAGCAAGTGTTTGCAGTTTCTCAGGAACTCTAGTGTTActatttaagaaaacattttcataaacCACAGGAAAGTCATCATTTGCACAAGAAGAGCTCTGTTAAGTCTGGGATGCAAGTTtaatttcttggaaaaataaaatcaaaggacatactgtacaacaagaCATCTGTCTTAATCACGTCTGTCCAATTCATTCAAAGTTCTGCTTACTGGAAGAGAAGAAAATGCTAAATGATTAAAGATCCCTCTGGCCTGCTGTGCATAGTTTTCTAAAAAGCTGTAAACACTACCCATTACAAAGAACTTACAAGATTTTTAAAGCCATTAATACTCATAATGTTCCAATTATTTCATGATGGACAAAATCCAGCTGTCACATTTTCAAACCTCTTTAATTTTCTATACtaatttccattattgaaaaaaGACAGATCCAATACCCTCTAAAAAGCTGGTTAGGAGAGATCTGCGAGTTTACTGACTGTTCCGCATGGGGTCTGCCACATGCAGTAGGACAGTGGGGCCATCGATTGACGAACCTCTTCCACCAGTGACTACTGTACAGAAGGAGCAACTGCATTTTCTTGAAAGACTGTATTTATAAGGTTTTAGACACATGGACACTACAGTAGAGCTTGATTATACGTTTTTTAggaatttaaatttattttgaaaatgctcTTTCTGTGAAATTGGAGGAATGtttcaattaaatgtaaaactCCAAGAAGGAGTTTTACACAAGGCTACATATCACAAAAGGACAACAATTGCATGACAATATTTACAAACTTTTACAAACCCATTTTACAGTTGACAACCAATCATTTATCAGTGTGGCTTCTTGATCACCTTGTGCTTAATTATTTGAATAATCTGCCCCATTTTATATACATGAAATGCAAATCAGAATTATTAGCTTAATACTTGAAGATTTGGGTGGGTAATGCACTGTTCGATGATTGATAAAGCATCTAAGTcacagtaaagaaaaataactgcTGCTGTAATATGCTTCACAAGGATTGTAAAGATGTTTCTGTGTGGATATTGCGTGATCAACTTCACTGACAAAAGCCAGAAGAGATGCTCTGTTCAATCAGTGTCCCCTGCAGGTGAACAAGCCTCGCTGGAAGTCCTGCAGTGGTTGTGATTTAGAGTCTGATATTTTGTCTTTATAGTTAAAAACCAAAAACGTCTCACAACAAATTCACTGAGAAAACTTTTGTTCAGTGACTTTTGATCCGCAACACATGTGTTCAGTTTGTAGCAGCTCTTCAGTTCCTATTATACATGCTACAGCTGGGAGGCTGCAGGCAGGCGGCTGTCCCTTCACATCGTGTTTAATGCATGTAACCTCGTCAGCACTGTCTCACCCTGAAGTCCCTTCCTAGCTACTCAAATTGAAGACAGTACAGCTTGTATATGATTTGAGATCTGTAGAGATGTAACAATCAGAAAAAGCAGAATTCaatttttcctttgtctttgtaccTACAGTAGGTACAATCTGTGCCGTTTTTAAAGGACAGCTAACCAGGAAAGCTGCTGATTTTGTCTTTGAAACAACATTTGTCATGTTTGGGTGCTGTCGTTGTAACAAACTGCATTAGAGGTTTTTGATTGTAACAGAAACAGGGCTCAAGGAGAGCAGCACAGGTCTGATAAGCAGCTCGTGCAGAAACCCACACACCAGGCACTGAAGTTCACAGTCGTGCCACCTCGAACAAGGGCCACATCACACGTGATTCACATCTTTGTTCCCACCACTCTCCAGCATGGGCTAAGGTCTTATTCATTGCTTTCATTCTTGACTCTTGGCATTTTCTGGCTCTCATTATCGCTGTGCTGAAACCTGCACTCCATGTCTGCTACACATGAAGTTTGGCTGGGATCCTGTAGCTGTATCGGTTCCAGACATGAAGGGTTTCCATTGGTCAGATTATAATTGTATGGCTGAAGCATTTCAGAATAGGAGCAAGGGAACTCTATGTCCAGGGTGGACATATTGAAGTTTTGATCCATATCAGTTAATGAATAACTGCTGTTTTGACCCTCTTCTGGCCTCACTTGAGCGAAATCAGTGCCAGTATTGAACGTAGGGTCGGTGGTTGAGTTTTGCTGTTGCCCTGAAGAATAAAACCCCTGGTTTTCAAGGATCTTTGACACAGCTGTAAAAACCTTAGAAATATCATCTGAGTTTAAGTTTTCTCCTGCTATTTTGTAGTCATTGTAGGATGAACCGTCGTTCTCAGCACAAAACGAAGTTTCGGTTTCATAACCACAGCTTAAGTTGTGTTGCATCTCTTCCACAAAGTGGGCGTGCGGGACGGTACGTTCCTCTAGACAGGACATCTGAAGGGGAATGTCTGGCGTGCCGAAAGGAAACTGTTTGAACCCGTGAGATCTGGAACTGGAGGCTTCAGGCAGCGCTGGACTCAGTGCTgaagaacagagaaaatttACAGCAATTAACAACTGATAGCTCGATTGTGTCGTGTTTACAGTTAtcaatacaaaacacaaaatgcaagaCAGACATGTTAGCCCACAATTTATATGCACTGTAGAGAAATTGATAAATACACAAGGGTTAAGTAATAAAACTAAAGGTAAAATGACATAAGTCATATGTCAGATGTGACTGAGGAATGTGTGCTGTGACAGGCACTGTTTTATTAGCTCACTGAGATGTTTAAATCAACGGAGCTGTGTAGCGTCAGAGTTTCATTCTTTTATTTGGATGCCTTTCTTCTGGGGCATGTGCTCCCTGCTTCTCTTACTACTGTCGCTAtgggaaatgaaatgaaaaattagGAAAACCTGTCAGAGCTTATCTACAGGTAGAGAAAGGGGACCCTTGAAATTGGACCCGCTTTTGTCAAAGCAAATACCTGCAACTCTGTTTCCATCTCCAAACACGTCTTTAGCGATTTTTCTCTTCCGGTTTACTTCATAGGGGTCTGAAAAGGACAAAGAAAACTGTAGCTCAGACAATCCGAAATTAAGGCTgacatcacaaattaaaatgataaactGATATTTACAAGTGATTTCTAGTACACACGTCAaaaattttattatttgtacGGTCCGCACCAGCAATAATTGCTTCACTGCACACAGCCCTGGGAAAACTAGTCATTCCATGTCATGGTTAGTGTTATATTATTACCACAGCTTGTCTAGGTAAGAAGGAAAAACTCCTTCAAACCCTATCTGCTAACTAACTGCTGACACCTAAGTGCTGTCATTTTCAGATGTAATTTACATGTTTTTGTaatgaaataaatatgtaaatagcTTAGTAGAAAGCTGTAACATGATCTGTTGCTAAGTATATTGCAACAAAGGGACAGTGACTCATTTCCTCAGTTAATGATCGTTTCTTGGTTTCAGGTTGGTATCTGGTTGGTAGCCAGAAATGGCTGTTAGTGGATTTATACTTTCATGTCACATTGAATTTCAGACTcatttaaattcacatttttgCACCAACAGCTCCTGCAAAGTGACAGAAAGCCCAAACGAGCTGGTTGTTATCTGTATCTCAACACAAGACAGTGAGAACTCTCAGGAAAGAGTTAATGCTCAATCTACCACATAAAAAGCTACAAAAAGAACATTCTTGTGTTAAGAAAGAGGACATAAGATATGTCTCGTACCACTGCGTAGCTCTTAGGAAAACACCTGCCATCTTACGTGGAGATGAATGTTTtaggaatactggtgtgtgatTTGTCTATGCTCTCTTTTTCCAGTAGgcctataaaaatgttaaagcttTAGTGACACCAATATCTTACAATATCGACGATTTAAAACTCTGTGGGTAATCGTGAGAGGTGAAAACATCAAGCAAAGAGGAGCGGCCGAGACCAGCGGCCCTGCGCGCTGTCCTGCCGCCGGGCCGTACCGGGGTTGTGCGGGAGGTAGGTGAAGGTGACCGGCTCGCTCTCCATGTGGTCCGAGAGACGCCTCAGCTGCACCTGGACGTCCACCTCCTCCTGGATGTCCAGGTCCCGGAAGGGCGGCGACTTGAAGACGACGGCGATCTGGCGGTGCACGTCCGTCTGCGCGAACTCCGCCTTGCCCATCCACTCTCCGTGAGTGAAGATGATCTCGATGTCATCTGCAAATCAAAACCGGGCTTCTGAAACCTTCTTTCTGGGGCCTAAGTGTTGCACAAATCTTTATATGTATTGTTTTTACATACAGAtttttctcataagcaaaaagTGGTTGGTAGAGTACTTTTGTGCACTTACTATCTACAGACTTAAGTGTTGACATCATCCATCTCCAACAACGCTATTCCCTCATGCATTAAGTGTAATAAGTGGACTTGTGTTTTACgctaaatatttttacattaattcaTGTCTACGCggtcaaagacaaaaaaattaatcaaaatcaaataatgCAGGAAGTTTCAAATTCAAATCTGGTGAGCCACACACCTGAGCTAGGCTGGGGAAGCTCAGGGCGGAGCggaggctctgtggctcaggctctgcgcctgtggctggaaggttgtcggtTCACATGGAACCCTTCTCCACTTCGGCCTTCACAGTTCTCGTTTGACTATTTGCTACTACTGGACCACCCAGATCTGCGCCGCGGCGGCTCCACCCGGGCCACCCACGGGCTCCTGATTCAGAGTTAAAAACTGAGATCTGGAATGAGTTGAGGGGTGGGATGATGGTGACCAGTTTGGTGTGCATGTGTGGGAAGAACGAACCTTCGACTCGCGCAGAGACACAGGGAAGCCTACTCGTGAGAGCTGTGCACCTGCTGTGTTCCCTGCATTTCATGATTATTCAATTATATTTTGTATCCTGCTCACTACTGTATTTGCTGTATTACTGTTTTCATAATACTTTAAACTACATACTCACACtaatacaggtactgtactgtaggtaataCAGGTGTATAATACAGGACTTACTTGAAGGAGGGGAATAATAGGGGACAAGAGGGCTTATTGACTGAAGTTTGGGAGGGGTAACAACAAGTCAATCTCACTCAGCTGTTCGTCATCACTATTGTAACAGAAATGAGCTGTGCTGTATATCTCGAACACACGCACGTCCCTTCACAATCATCTCAGGTATCCCTGCTGCACCCTGTCTCCACCCTGCACCTATCCCCTGATCCACTCTTTCTGAATGGGGCTCCAACTCCTCTCCCTGTGGGCTAACTCTCCCCCACGAGCCAAGTGGGTCAGGCCAAACCTGTCTCCCCAAATATTCCAAACATTCAGCAAGCCTTCATGTTTTGGATGCTGTTGTCCCTAGAGACAAGTATCATTGTGAGCCAATTTTACCATGTTGACGAGCAATATTTATTGCACTGGGCGAAGTACATCGCTGGAGATGTCCGTCTATAAATGTCTTCGTTTACACTATATTGTAATCACCCTCATCACTCCTGGAATTGTTTTGTGCTCTTAGATTCCTGTACCTTTCTGGACTTTGTCACAGAGCAGGTAGATCTCGGTCTTGCCCGTGCACGGCCCCCGAACCACATTCAGACGGCTGATCTTCAGCTCCGATGTAGTTGTAGCTTCTGTTAGAAACAGTGAAACAGGGAAACGCATTGTCACCGAGAGCACCAGGAACGACTGGATCTCTGAACGACTCTGGGCACATTCAGTCTACAATACTGCAGAGTACTTAAAAACCTTCCTTGCAGTCGGGCTGTACACCTCAACTCCACTTAATTACATATTTGGTTGCTTTTGGCTTCAGTTAATCACAGTGCCAAAATGTGAAGAAACTGCAGTGTTTGAACAAATACTTGTGTCTGTGTCCAGATTAAGGAATTCTGATAACATTTTCCCCCCATCTCTCTGCActttttgtaaattttaaaaattaaaaaaaaaaaaaaaattttttccAGTCTATCTAACCAGTTAGACGTCTTTCCCTTATGAGAAGGTTCATAACTGATGGTAGTTTTATTCTGCAGTACAGTACTGCTAAACATTCCTGAATGCAGGCTGAGTAAAGAGATCCATCATCTTTCACATGAAGCAGACTTCCAGCAAAGAATCTGGTGAAAACCCCATGAAAGTGGTTCAGCAGTGACCACAACAGAAAGAGTAAATGCAATACAGGGAATGACACTACACAGAACAGCTGTATTGCTTTGGCGAGAAAACTCACTTTTGTCATAGATGGGTTCAGATACAACAGGGCTTAGGGAATATTTCTCCCCGTCCGGTTTCTCCACTTCGCATTGGAAACACAGCCGGACGACATTCATCTCGATGTCCTCAATGCTCTTGGAATGCCCACCTGAGAAACGAAAGGACACGAAGAAAACAACTGCGTGAGAGGCTGAAAATATATCACATGTCCACCCGCAGACCTGCTGCAGAGGAATGGGATTAGAAGGCACTTCTGTACATAGAGTCACAACACATGTCTTAACCACTGCCAAcctgggctgaatggcctcttctcatttgtaagcaTTCTTAtgttatttacatactgtatattaaaattaatctaTTTCTATCTTAATTAAGTTTGTGTAATAGGAACCAGTCacacaaaaagataaaaaaatataaacacacCAATGTACAGGAACTACTAATCGTGGATTGGACCATGGGTCATGCATACCACATGGACGTATTGCAGCAAATCAAAAGATCAGTTTCAACAGGGACGCGATTGCCTTGCTTTACTTAGAACCTCAACAGTTTCAGCCAAGTCTCCATTGTTTTTCACAACAAGATTATATTCGAGTATTCCAAATTTCACTGGTCTAGTTACAGTCaccaactgaaaaaataaaaacctcatCTTAACTGTAAACTTTTAAATGCATCTTACAATGATATGAACAATGCAGGTTGTATTCACTGACCTCAGCAAGAGAATTCTGAAGTGTGCTGAGGACTCATGGAGCACATCTGTGTTAGAGAGGCTCCATGAGCACGACAAGCTAGAATCAGGCTACCTTACATAGAGCACATGAATCACCCTAATGACCGGGTTTCCTCAGACATTTTGATTTCTACAGAAACTGAAACGTTAAGCCTAGCACCAAACTTTGAATATTAAGTATTGTGATCATTCTTAATTGCTACATTTTACTTACAATGCAAATATCAGAAGACcatttacagtatcttcactgaaaaaaaacaacaaatcaggAGCCTTAAGGTCATAAAGAAAAGCAATCTTGATAAAGCTGTGTAACAACAAAGCATTTTCaatttagaatttttttaaataaattattcactTTTAGTTTCAAGTCTTTACTAAATACATTGCATCTCATATCACTTCCTGTCATAATGAATGCATATGTGAGCTCTTTTCAATCAAAGACATGCTTAAACTGGTTTAAAAGGAAACAACAAATATATGCTAGAGTAAACACCAGCACAGTAGCATTCAGAAGAGAGAGTGCACAGGTTAACAAGTGAAAAAAGCTGAAGATCAAACCACTGCTGCAGAACCCAGGTGGAAAGTTCAAGGGAATACACGTACACGTACTGAATGAAGCTCATGGCGGGTGTATGGAGTACACTCTCATGAAACATTGCAGAACGGGATTCGCTCAGAATCTGTTTTCATGAGCTGTGAACAGTGAGCTGAAACAAGAGCCTGTGCAGTCCATCTCGTTCGTTTGTTTGCTGGCAGCTGATTGGTGCAGAGATCTGAACTTGCATTAAATGTCACCTGTCAGATATTTGCTCCAGCTTGTTGAAGTCTTTTGGAATTTATTTTACagcttttttacagtgtttgctaaGCCCTCTACTATAGAATAATCTGCAAACATGACTGGTTTACTCACTACACCATATCTATACAATATCTAGATCACTGATATTGAGTTAGGAAGAACACTGGTCCTAACACAGATCCCTGTGGTGCTTCACTAATTACATTACGTAACCTTCACCCCTTATCTACAGTTTTGGATGCCAACTGCCTGGAATTAAAGACTTAATCTTTTATGGTGAATCaagtcttctgaaaatctaaatcttGTAATGTAAACTTTATCATATTAAGCGAGCCCTGACTTAATCCATGCCATTTATTGTCTTGGTCTTCTGTTTCTGCAATGTGCTCTCTTTAGTAGTTCATCCCTCTCGCTGCAGAACCCAGAAGCTGATTTAAGGAAAGAGATCAGAGTAATGTTTACTAACAGGATGGAAAAATATTCTTGGGCTGGTCTCTGTGGTCAGTGACACATTaaaaaaggtttcttttttaatgtagaGGTTTAATTTTAGAGTGAACAGGCTgaattgaatatactgtatagcttaGATAAAACATTCTGCAACACAAATGTTACGAAGTGTAAAGTCGAGCTTTGTCTGTAGCTGTAGTTTAAGCTGTAGCAAAATGGacatatttaaagaaaacatgaagATGCAAAACCCTGGACACCAGTAAGATCTGTACAATAGCGACATCAGTCACTGCAGAGGGGACAGTgggtattttaaatgttcataGTCTTGAAATTAGTGTGTTTAAACCGAACCGTTACAAGGTGGAGC is a window from the Lepisosteus oculatus isolate fLepOcu1 chromosome 3, fLepOcu1.hap2, whole genome shotgun sequence genome containing:
- the relb gene encoding transcription factor RelB isoform X2, encoding MRNMSVGNETNVLNRDVELDIINEYISERSDPLVGSVPRALPGPPPLSRELEQDFQFLPTVFTSRTPRPSSTPQLVARGSSTQASILQQAGVPMASPNLSSPTAQQSRSRVTDRGRLGASRGKGSRTVMRGRQDPGTEQLESLLDKPELVITEQPKQRGMRFRYECEGRSAGSILGASTTEQNKTLPAIELRGNVQQVKKMKVTVSLVTKDIPYRPHPHGLVGKDCVDGVCVVTINPRTSRKHSFSNLGIQCVRRKEIDPALEKRRSQGIDPFHSGHSKSIEDIEMNVVRLCFQCEVEKPDGEKYSLSPVVSEPIYDKKATTTSELKISRLNVVRGPCTGKTEIYLLCDKVQKDDIEIIFTHGEWMGKAEFAQTDVHRQIAVVFKSPPFRDLDIQEEVDVQVQLRRLSDHMESEPVTFTYLPHNPDPYEVNRKRKIAKDVFGDGNRVAALSPALPEASSSRSHGFKQFPFGTPDIPLQMSCLEERTVPHAHFVEEMQHNLSCGYETETSFCAENDGSSYNDYKIAGENLNSDDISKVFTAVSKILENQGFYSSGQQQNSTTDPTFNTGTDFAQVRPEEGQNSSYSLTDMDQNFNMSTLDIEFPCSYSEMLQPYNYNLTNGNPSCLEPIQLQDPSQTSCVADMECRFQHSDNESQKMPRVKNESNE
- the relb gene encoding transcription factor RelB isoform X1 — its product is MRNMSVGNETNVLNRDVELDIINEYISERSDPLVGSVPRALPGPPPLSRELEQDFQFLPTVFTSRTPRPSSTPQLVARGSSTQQASILQQAGVPMASPNLSSPTAQQSRSRVTDRGRLGASRGKGSRTVMRGRQDPGTEQLESLLDKPELVITEQPKQRGMRFRYECEGRSAGSILGASTTEQNKTLPAIELRGNVQQVKKMKVTVSLVTKDIPYRPHPHGLVGKDCVDGVCVVTINPRTSRKHSFSNLGIQCVRRKEIDPALEKRRSQGIDPFHSGHSKSIEDIEMNVVRLCFQCEVEKPDGEKYSLSPVVSEPIYDKKATTTSELKISRLNVVRGPCTGKTEIYLLCDKVQKDDIEIIFTHGEWMGKAEFAQTDVHRQIAVVFKSPPFRDLDIQEEVDVQVQLRRLSDHMESEPVTFTYLPHNPDPYEVNRKRKIAKDVFGDGNRVAALSPALPEASSSRSHGFKQFPFGTPDIPLQMSCLEERTVPHAHFVEEMQHNLSCGYETETSFCAENDGSSYNDYKIAGENLNSDDISKVFTAVSKILENQGFYSSGQQQNSTTDPTFNTGTDFAQVRPEEGQNSSYSLTDMDQNFNMSTLDIEFPCSYSEMLQPYNYNLTNGNPSCLEPIQLQDPSQTSCVADMECRFQHSDNESQKMPRVKNESNE
- the relb gene encoding transcription factor RelB isoform X3, which codes for MASPNLSSPTAQQSRSRVTDRGRLGASRGKGSRTVMRGRQDPGTEQLESLLDKPELVITEQPKQRGMRFRYECEGRSAGSILGASTTEQNKTLPAIELRGNVQQVKKMKVTVSLVTKDIPYRPHPHGLVGKDCVDGVCVVTINPRTSRKHSFSNLGIQCVRRKEIDPALEKRRSQGIDPFHSGHSKSIEDIEMNVVRLCFQCEVEKPDGEKYSLSPVVSEPIYDKKATTTSELKISRLNVVRGPCTGKTEIYLLCDKVQKDDIEIIFTHGEWMGKAEFAQTDVHRQIAVVFKSPPFRDLDIQEEVDVQVQLRRLSDHMESEPVTFTYLPHNPDPYEVNRKRKIAKDVFGDGNRVAALSPALPEASSSRSHGFKQFPFGTPDIPLQMSCLEERTVPHAHFVEEMQHNLSCGYETETSFCAENDGSSYNDYKIAGENLNSDDISKVFTAVSKILENQGFYSSGQQQNSTTDPTFNTGTDFAQVRPEEGQNSSYSLTDMDQNFNMSTLDIEFPCSYSEMLQPYNYNLTNGNPSCLEPIQLQDPSQTSCVADMECRFQHSDNESQKMPRVKNESNE